GAACCTCTCGCTGCTCGGACGCAGCTCGCCCGACGTGGTCGCGCTCGTCGAGGGAGGCAAGGCCGACGTCGGCTTCGTCTACGACTCGGCCGTCGACTCCGGCGAGGTGACGTCGATCCCGCTGTTCGACGACGTCATGTGCCTGATCGTGGGCCGCGCCGCGTCCCGGCACGAGCCCGTCGACCTGACCGGCGGCACGCCGCGGCTGATCGGGTTCCCGCCCCACTACGCACTGCGCCGCATGATCCACAGTGCCGGCATCCACCCGACCTGCGTCGCCGAGGCGGAAACCATCGACGCGATGCTGAAGCTGGTGTCCATGGACGTGGGCAACTGCATCCTGCCGTGCCGCATCCCCGACAAGCTGCTCCTCGAATACAACCTGAAGAAGGTGCCGATCGCAGCGCCCCCGCTGCGCCGCCGCGTGGTGGCCATCCACCACAGGGACCGTCCCGCTTCTCCGCTGCTGAAGCAGTTCCTCGAATGCGCCCGCGAGATCGCCGGGAAGATGGGGCCTGACTGCGGGGAATAGCTGCTATGACCGCCAGCGCGTAGAGCTTCTTGACGTGCGTCAACACAATGGGCCATCGCGGCCGACGGTCTGCCGCGAACGTGCGAAAGGCAGCAGATGAGCACCCCATTGCGAGACAAGAGCTACTTCGATCAACGCGCGACGCAGGACATGTCGAAGCACCTGCGCATCGTCCAGCGAGGCCACCGCGAGACCATGGCCTACGCGTGCCGCATCCTCGCGATGACGGGGCAGGAAGCCGGACTGGCGGGCCAGATCAGCGTGAGGTCGGAACGGCCCGGGGCCTACTGGACGCTCCGATTCGGCCTGGGTTTCGACGAGGCCGGGCCGGAGGACTTCATCGAGGTGGACCGCGACCTGAACGTGCTCTCCGGTGAGGGCATGGCGAACCCGGCCACCCGCTTCCACCTGTGGGTCTACGACGCACGCCCCGACGTCCACTCCATCATCCACACGCACTCGCCCTGGGCGACGACACTCGCCGCCGCACGCCAGCCGCTGGTCATCGCCCAGATGGACATGACCCCGCTGCACGACGATTGCGCGTTCCTCGGCGAGTGGCCCGGCGTGCCCATCGCCGACCACGAGGGCGTGATCATCTCGGAGGCCCTGGGACGCAAACGCGCGATCATCCTCGCGCACCACGGCTACCTGACGGCCGGCTCCAGCTGCGAGGAGGCCACGTACCTCTCGGTCTACCTGGAGCGCGCCGCACGGCTGCAGGTGCGCGCCCAGGCCTTCGGCCCGCTGACCCCGGTCGACGACACGCTGGCCGCGGAAGCCCACGACTACCTGCTCAAGCCTTCCATCGTGAAGGCCACCTTCAACTACTGGGCTCGCCAGACCCGGGGCATCGCGCCCGCGGCGATCGACTGATCCAGCGCTCCACCGTCATCGCCAAGGAAGACCCATGAACACTCCCGTGACAACCCGCTCGCGCCGGCACTACATCACCGCCGGCCTCGCCAGCATGATGGGCACCACCATCGAGTGGTACGACTTTTTCCTCTACGGCACGGCCGCCGCGCTGATCTTCAACAAGATCTTCTTTCCCGCGTTCGATCCGCTGACCGGCACCCTCGCCGCCTTCGCCACGTACTCCGTCGGCTTCTTCGCACGCCCGCTGGGCGGCATCGTCTTCGGCCATTTCGGCGACCGCGTGGGACGCAAGTCGATGCTGCTCATCACGCTGTTCCTGATGGGCATCCCGACGATCCTGATCGGGCTGATCCCGTCCTACGATTCGATCGGCTACTGGGCGGCGGTGCTGCTCGTGGTGCTCCGGTTCGCGCAGGGCGTGGCCGTCGGAGGCGAATGGGGCGGCGCCGTGCTGATGGCCGTCGAACACGCGCCCGAGGGCAAGAAGGGCTTCTTCGGGAGCCTGCCGCAGGCCGGTGTCGCGCCGGGCCTGATCCTCTCGTCGCTCGCGATGGGCGCCGTGGCCGCGCTGCCCGAGCAGGACATGCTGACGTGGGGCTGGCGCATTCCCTTCCTCGCGAGCGTGGTCCTGCTGCTGGTGGGCTGGTTCATCCGGGCCAAGGTGGCCGAGTCGCCCGACTTCGAACGCATGCAGCACAAGGGCGACAAGGTGGAGATGCCCGCGATGGTGGTGCTCCGGCGCTATCCGCGGGAGGTGCTCGTCGTCGTCGGGGCTCGCCTCGCCGAAGTCTCCTGGTTCTACACGGTGGTCACTTTCGCCATGGCCTACACCACCGGCACCCTGGGCATCGCACGCACCGTGATGCTCGACGCCACGGTGTGGGGCGCGCTGGTGGCGCTGTTCACGATGCCGCTCTTCGGCATGCTCGGGGATCGCATCGGGTTCAAGTGGGTGTTCATGGCCGGTTCCATCGGCATCGTGGCCTTCGCGCCGTCCTTCTTCGCGATGCTGCAGACGATGAACCCCGGCACCATCGGCCTGGCGCTGGCCGTTGCCGTCGGGGTCGTCTACGCGGCCCTGTACGGCCCCGAGGGCGGCCTGTTCTCCGCGCAGTTCCCGCCGGAGGTGCGGTACAGCGGCATCTCGATCGCGGTGCAGGTGTCCGGCGCCATCGGCGGCGGTCTGGCCCCGATCGTGGCGACGTCGCTGCTGGCCTACGGCGGCGGCGAACCCCGGTACATCGTCTGGTACCTGAGCGCGCTGGGTGTCGTTGCCGTGGTGAGCACGATGTTCATGCACGGCCCGGCCCGGTTCGCCCTGCCCGTCGCCACGCGCCGCGAGGTCCGTTCATGAGCACCGCCCGGCCGCCCGAAGGTGCTCGCACCGCAGCCCGACAGGGCGAAGGTACTCCAGTGAGCACCCGCCACCTCGACCACTACTTCTGGATGAACTCCGACTGGGCCTACCTGGGCGCGGACCGGCTGGAAGCCCTGGCCGCCCGCCATGGCCTGTCGATCCGGCACCGTCCGGTGGACCTGCCGGACGTCTACGCCCGCACGGGAGGCGTGCTGCTGGGCCGGCGTGCGCCCGAACGGCAGGCCTATCGCATCACCGAACTGAAGCGGTGGTGCCGCAAGCTGGGCCTGCACGTGAACCCGTTGCCCGCGCACATGTGCCCGAACGCGGACCTGGCCTCGCGTGTCGTCATCGCCGCCGACCGGGCGGGACAACCGGTCGCCCGGCTGTACCGGGCCATCCTGCACGCGGAGTGGTGCGACGACCAGGACATCTCCGACGAACGGACGCTGCTGGACGTGTGCGAGAGCCTGGGCCTGGACGGCCGCGAACTGCTCGCCGCGGCGCAGGCGCCCGACATCGAGGCGCTGTACCGCCGCTACACGGACGAGGCCGTGGCCGCCGGGGTGTTCGGCTCGCCGTCGTACGTGTTCGAGGGCGAGCTGTTCTGGGGGCAGGACCGGCTGGAGATGCTCGAAGAGGCGGTGGCCCGGAGAACGGCCCGGATGTGATCCGGCCGAGGCCGGATCATGTGGGCGCGCGCCGGGTTCAGCCGCGCTTCACCGCATCCTGCACGTACCAGGCCACGGCCTGCTTCAGGCCTGCACCCACGTCGTGCGTGGGCGCGTAGCCCAGCAGCTTCGAGGCCTTGCTGACGTCGGCCAGCGAGTGGCGCACGTCACCGGCGCGGAAGTCCTGGTACTTCGGGGCTTCGACCTTCAGGTCGGGCCGTTCGGTGGCCAGGGCGGCGGCGATGGCGGCGTGCAGCTGGTTCAGCGTGGTGCGATCGCCCACGGCCACGTTGTAGACCTGGTTCGACGCATCCGGGTTGTCGGTGATGCCGGCCCGCAGGTTGGCCTGCACGACGTTGCGGATGAAGCAGAAGTCGCGCGAGGTTTCACCGTCGCCGTTGATGAGGCACTGCGTGCCGTTCAGCATGGCGGCGACCCACTTCGGGATCACGGCGGCGTAGGCCCCGTTGGGATCCTGGCGGGGGCCGAACACGTTGAAGTAGCGCAGGCCGATGGACGAGAGGCCGTAGGTGCGGCCGAACACGTCGGCGTACAGCTCGTTCAGGTACTTGGTGACGGCGTACGGCGACAGCGGCTTGCCGATCACGTCCTCGACCTTCGGCAGCGTGGGCGAATCGCCGTACGTGGAGCTGGAGGCCGCGTAGACGAAACGCTTCACGCCCGCATCCTTTGCGCCCGTGAGCATGTTCAGGAAGCCGGTGGCGTTGGCGCGGTGCGTGGTGAGCGGGTCCTTGATGGAACGCGGCACCGAGCCGAGCGCGGCCTGGTGCAGCACCACGTCGATGCCCTCGCAGGCCTGGCGGGCCGTTTCGGCATCGGCGATGTCGCCCTGGATGAAGCGGTGGCGGGCCCACGCGGCTTCACCGACGGCTTCGCGCACCTGGTCGAGGTTGTGCTGGTGGCCGGTGGCGAAGTTGTCGAGGCTCGTGACCTGCTGGCCCGCGCGCAGCAGGTTCTCGAGCAGGTGCGAGCCGATGAAGCCGGCGCTGCCGGTGACGAGCCAGCGGCGCGGGTTGGCCTCGACCTTCGCGAGGATGTCGTCGAACGCGTCGCTCATCACAGGCGCCAGACGTTGATGCCGCGGGCCTTGAACGCAGCCTGGTCGGCTTGCGCCTTCACGTCGACGTACAGGCCGCCCGGGGCCAGCTTCTCGACGTAGGCGTCGACGCTGTGGGCCTTGAGTTCCTTGTGCGACACGGCGGCCACGATGGCGTTGCAGCGCGGCAGGTGTTCCCACGAGACGAGGTTCACGCCGTACTCGTGCTTGGCTTCCTCGGCCGCGGCCACCGGGTCGTGCACGTGCACGGTGACGCCGTAGGTCTCGAGTTCGCGGATCACGTCGATGACCTTCGAGTTGCGCAGGTCCGGGCAGTCTTCCTTGAAGGTGAGGCCCAGCACGGCGACGTGCGCGCCCTTGACCTGGAAGCCCGACTGGATCAGGTTCTTGATGGTCTGCTCGGCGACGTACTTGCCCATGCCGTCGTTGATGCGGCGGCCCGCGAGGATGACCTGCGGGTGGTAGCCCATGCGCTCGGCCTTGTGGGTCAGGTAGTACGGGTCCACGCCGATGCAGTGGCCGCCGACCAGGCCCGGACGGAACGGCAGGAAGTTCCACTTGGTGCCGGCGGCCTCGAGCACGTCGAGGGTGTCGATGCCGATGCGGTGGAAGATCAGCGAGAGTTCGTTGACGAGGGCGATGTTCAGGTCGCGCTGGGTGTTCTCGATCACCTTGGCGGCTTCGGCCACCTTGATGCTGGCGGCCTTGTAGACCCCGGCGGTGATGACGCTGCCGTAGACCTCGGCGACGCGCTCGAGGGTCTCGGGGGTGTCGCCGGAGACGACCTTCGTGATGGTGGTCAGCGTGTGCAGCTTGTCACCCGGGTTGATGCGCTCGGGCGAGTAGCCGACGAAGAAGTCCTTCTTCCACTTGAGGCCCGATTCCTTCTCGATGATGGGAATGCAGACCTCTTCGGTGGCGCCGGGGTACACGGTGGATTCGAACACCACGATGGCACCGGGCTTCAGGTTGCGGCCCACCGACGTGCTGGAGCCGACCAGCGGCGTGAAGTCGGGGTTGTGCGCGTCGTCGACCGGCGTGGGCACGGCGACGATGATGAAGTCGGCCTCGCGCAGCGCGGTGGGGTCCGTCGTGGGGTACAGCTGCGTCGACGCCTTCAGGTTCTCCGTGCTCACCTCGCCGGTGGGGTCGACGTGGCGCTTGTACGCTTCGATCTTGGGCGCCGACAGGTCGAAGCCGATGGTCTTGTACTTCTTGCCGAATTCAACGGCCAGGGGGAGGCCGACATAGCCGAGTCCGACGATCGCGATGGTGGTCATGGTTTCGTTAGCTTTTCAACAAGAGGTGGGTCGTCATGGTGAGCGCGGGATCCCCGTCGTTCACCGATCAACACGGTGTGGGTCAGAGTCGGGCGGGCCGACGTGGCCGCGACTGTTCATCGGGGTTGGAACAGCAGGAGGCCGTGCTCATGGCCTCACCCCTGGCGTACGGATAATCCCGTAGTTCATGGAACGCGCCAATCCCTGGGTCGTGGGGTCGGCGCGGCGTGACGGAATGCTCACGCGAGGGCCTCGAGGTAGAGACTTTCATAGGCGCTCGCGGTGTTCGCTGCATTGAAGTGCGCCACCACGGTGTCACGCCCCTTCCGGCCGAGCTGGCGGCGCCAGTCGCCATCGGCCATCAGGCGCTGCAGGGCCGTCGTGAGCGCAGCGGGATCGCCCGGGGGCACGAGCACGCCGTCCTCGCCGGAGTCGATCACGCTCGGGATGCTGCCCACCGACGTGGCCAGCACCGGCGTGGCGAGCGCCATGGCTTCGAGCATGGCCATCGGCAGGCCTTCCCACAGCGACGGCATCACGAAGAGATCGAGGCCGGCGAGCACGTTCGGGATGTCCTTGCGCTGGCCCAGCAGGCGCACCTTGCCTTCGAGGCCGCGCGCCTTCGCGTCGGCCTCGATGGTGTCCTTCAGGTCGCCGGAACCGGCGAGCACGCACACGAAATCGGGATGGGTGCGGTTCAGCGCCTCGAGCGCGACCATCAGGTCCGCATGGCCCTTCTGCGGGTGCAGCCGGCCCACGACCCCCATCAACACGGTGTTCTCGCCCACACCCAGCTCGCGGCGCAGCGCGGTGCGGTCGACCGCGTCGAAGCGGCGCAGGTTGATGCCGTTGGCGATCACGGTCACGCGGTCGGGCGGCAGCCGCTCGACATCGACGAGGAACTTGCCCACGGCCTCGCCGCATGCGATCACGCGCTGGCTGAGGCGGCCGAGGCCCCAGGCGAGCCAGCGACGGCCGCGGCTTCCCCACGCGCTGGTGTTGTGCCGCGTGGAGAAGCGGCCACGAACGCCTGCCAGCACCGCGGCCACGCGGCCGTAGCTGTCGGCGGCATAGAGGTGCGTGTGCACGACCGCCACCTTCTGCTCGCGGTACCAGCGCACCAGCGCCGGCAGCGTGCCGAAGTCGAGCCCGGGCTTGCGGTTCAGGATGGTCACCGGCACGCCGATGGCGCGCAGCTCGTCGACCATCTCGCCGCCGGCCACGATGCACAGCACCGAGAAGCGGAAGCGGTCGGAGCGGTTCTGCAGCACGTCGACGATGAGGCGCTCGGCGCCGTCCGGCGGCAGCCGGTCGATCACGTGGACCACATGGGGTTTGTCGGCGAGTTGCTGCATGCGGAGCGGAGCCTGGAGCGGTGAGAGGCGCGCACTTTAGCATCGGCACCCCCTTCCCGCGCTCCCCGCAGCCCCCCTGTTCCGGGGCACCCGGACCGGGGTCTCGCCCCGTCAGGACAGGGGATGTCCGGCCTGCACGGACGAAAAAAAACACCGGCGTTTCCGCCGGTGTTTCCATTCAGGTCACGAAGGTGCCGATCAACGGCCCAGGGTGTCCTGCATCACCTTGAAGTAGTCGGCCGGGTAGACCATTTCGTAGCCATAGAAGCCGAAGGACTGGGTGCTGGCACCCACCTTCAGGTTGTTCAGCTCGTCGTAGCGGCGGGTGGCGATGGTGCTCCACTTCGGCTGCGTGGTGTACCAGCTGCTGTTCACCAGGCGGCCGGCGGCCTTCTCTTGCTTGTAGAGGCGGTCGAGGTAGGCCAGCGGGTAGATGATGTGCGTGTCGCCACCGCTGTACGTGCGGGTGACTTCCGAGTACACGAACCACTGCTTCGTGTCGTCGTAGCCGTACTTCACGATGTAGTCCATGCCCTGGAACATCATGTCGACGATCTGCGTGCGGTTCAGGCCCGAGCCCTTGCCCGCGGCGGTGAACAACTGGTCGGCTTCGTAGAACTTGATGAGGTTGCCGACGAACGCACCGGCCATCCACGGGTTCGTGCCCGTGGCGTTGTAGCCCATGTTGTTGTCCATCTTCGTCATCGTCCAGTAGCCCGTGCCGGCGGCGGCGTCGTTGCGGTTGATCACCGTGTTCGAGATCGTGCCGTTGGCCGGGTTGTAGCCGATGTGGTCGGCCGGCGTGCGGAACCACTGGTTCAGGTAGTCGACGAGACCGCCGGCCACTTCCTTGTGGTACGTGGCGTCGCCGCTCACACGGACCCATTCGTTCATCACGTACAGCGGCCAGCCGTAGTCGCGCTCGGCTTCACGGTACTTGTCACCCATCACGAACGGACGCTTGAAGAAGTACGGGGACACGAACTTCCACCAGCCGGCGATTTCGGAGAGCACGTCGTACGAACGCTTGTCGCCCGTCAGCAGGTAGCTGTCGCTCATGCCGCTGACATGCGAGTGGCCCCAGTGCAGGTTGCGGACCTGGTGGTCGATGCTTTCGTGCGACATGGCGAGCACTTCACCAGCCGGTTGCGGTTGGCCACCGGTGGACCAGTAGCCGGCGCGCGGGCCGTGCGACACGTCGATGTCGCGGAAGTGGTTCGTGGCGATCTCGGCGATGCCGTACCAGCGCTGGTCACCCGTGCGCAGGAACTGCGTGAAGAAGTTGTTCGCGCCGACGTGGGTGTCGTTGTAGAAGCTCGGGACACGCACGCCGTTCACGACGTTCCAGCCCGCGCGCAGGCGGTCGCCGTAGTCGCGCCAGCCGAACATCGTGGCGTTGCCGTCGGTCTTCTCGACGCTGGCTTCGTAGATGTCCTTCATCAGCATGGCGTTGTAGCCCGTGGTGCCGGCCGCCGAGGCGCCCGTGTTCAGGTCACCGAACACGCCCGAGCTGGCGTACCAGGCCGGGGTGGCGATCAGGTTCAGCACATGGCGCTGGAAGCTGTCGTTCAGGTTCACCAGGGCCGTGGTCTGCGGGGTGACCGCATCGAAGGCCAGGCGAAGCTGGTAGGTCTTCGCACCGCCGTTGCGGGTGAAGTACAGCGTGTTGGCGCGGATGTAGTCGTCGTTGGTCGGGGCCGGCGCGCTGGTCTGCGCGGTGGCGCCCACGGAACGGGCCGGGAACAGTTCGGCGGTCAGCGTCTTGCCGTTGATCTTCAGCTCGTTCGGGAACTGCTGCCAGAAGTCACGGACCATCAGTGCGACGTGGCGGTTGCCGGAGTCGAGGGCGACCCAGCCCGGCGCCTTCGTGCCGGTGCCGACGCCGGCGTAGCTGAAGGTGTGGCCCTTGTCTTCGCCGTTGACGTAGTTGAACTTGCCCGACTGCGCGAGGTAGTGCTCGCCGCTCACCGTGCCGCCGTAGGCCGCGCCGTTCTCGCCGCCGAAGCGGTAGGCGGCGGCCGTGTCGGCCACGTACGTCCAGCGCATGCCGAGCGACTTGCCGGCGATGGGGAACGTGGAGGCCACGACCTCGACGTTCGCTTCGAGCGAGTCGTCGATGACGGACGTTTCGATGTCGACCTTGTCCGAGCCCTGGTTGGCGTAGTAGCGCACCAGGTACTTGATCAGGCGGGTGCCAGAGCTGTTGGTGAGCGAGCCCGTGGCCTTGATCACGGCGCGCATCGGGCCGTTTTCCTCGATGGTGACCACGGCGTTCGTGGCCGCCGACGCGGTGTACTCGGCGTTGTCCTTGGCGTTGACCATGAAGATCTCGCCGGAGTCGATCACTTGTTCGGTGGTGTCGAACGCGCCGTTGGCGTTGGCATCGCGCCAGACCTTCTGGATGATGCCCTTGCCGTCGACGGCGAACTTCACGAGGCCGGTGTCGACCGTGATCTCGCTGCCCGGCGTGCCGGTGATCTGCACGTTGCGCGGGAGGGCCGCACGGCTGACGCCGGAGCCGTAGGCGACGCGGTAGTTCGTGGCGGAGCCCAGGTTGCCGACCATGTGGGCCAGCGCGACCTTGATGGAACCGTCAGGCCAGTAGGCGAGCGCGGTGAACTGCGCGGGCACTTCGGCGCCGGCTTCGGTTTCGAGGCGCAGGCGGGCGATGTCCGTGAGGGCACCGACCGGGAACGGCACGCCGGTGCGCAGCGGCACACCGGTGGCGGCCGGGCCGGCCACCGTGCTCAGCGACACGTAGTTGCCATTGCCGGCCTGGACGGCGGCGAAGTTGGCGGTGACCGACGCGGCGGCCGACAGCGAGACCGAGCACGAACCCGTGCCCGAGCAGGCGCCGGACCAGCCGTTGAAGGTGTAGCCCGCATCAGGCGTGGCGGTCAGGGCCACGGTGGTGCCGGTGTTGAACGAGGCCGAGCAGGTCGAGCCGCAGGAAATGCCGGCCGGCGACGAGACGACGGAACCGGAGCCGCCGCGGGTGACCGTCAGGGCCGCCGTGGTGGGCGTGACGGGAACAGCGGTGAACGTGGCGGACACGGACGCCGCGGCGTTGACCGTGACGGCGCACGCGCCGGTGCCCGAGCAGGCGCCCGACCAGCCGCTGAAGGTGTAGCCCGACGCCGGGGTGGCGTTCAGCGTGACGGCGGTGCCGGCGACGACCGTGGCCGAGCAGGTGGCGCCGCACGAGATGGAACCCGAGGTGGACGACACGGTGCCCGAACCGGACTTGGTGACGGACAGGGTGTAGTTGGTCGGCGTGGTCACGACGAAGTTGGCCGTGACGGCGCGGTCGGTGCTCATGATGGTCGAGCAGGTGCCCGTGCCCGAGCAGGCGCCGGACCAGCCGGTGAAGGTGTAGCCGGCGGCCGGGGTGGCCGTCAGGATGGCGTTCGTGCCGGAGGCGACGGTCGTGGTGCAGGCCGAGCCGCAGTTGATGGTGCCGCCGCTGGAGGTCACGGTGCCCGAGCCGGACTTGGTCACGGTCAGCGTGTAGTTCGTGGGCGTGACGGCCGTGGCCGTGAACACCGCGTTCGTGGTCACCGCGGCCGACGTGGTGGTGGAGCAGGTGGGGTTCGTGCCGGTGCAGCTGCCGGACCAGCCCGTGAAGGTGTAGCCGGTGGCGGCGACCGCCTTCAGCGTCAGCGGCTTGTTGGCCGGGAACATGTTGCGGCAGTTGGTGCCGCAGTTGACACCCGCCGGTTCCGTGGTGACGGTGCCGGAACCGGTGCGGTTCACGGTCACGTAGTAGGCGGTGGCGCCCGACGTGGTTTCGTTGGCGTTGAACGTGGCCTGGACGCTGGCGTTGGCCGTGCCCGGCACGACGCATTCGCCGGTGCCCGTGCAGGCGCCGGTCCAGCCGGCGAACGTGCTGCCCGTGGCGGCCGCGGCGACCAGGCGCACCGAGGTGCCCTTGGTCACGGTGGACGAGCAGGCGGTGCCGCAGTTGATGCCGGCCGGGGTCGACGTGACAGTGCCGGTGCCGGCGCCCGCGCGGGTGACGGCGACGGTGATGGTCTCGGGCGGGATCACCTCGAAGGTGGCGCCGACGGCGGTGTCGTTGGCCACATTGACCGTGCAGGCGGCGGTGCCGGTGCAGGCGCCGTTCCAGCCGGTGAAGCGGTAGCCGGCGGCGGGCACGGCGGTCAGCGTGACGCTGGTGCCGACGTTGAGCTTGGTGGTGCAGGTGGCGCCGCAGTCGATGCCCACGGGGGCCGACGTGACGGTGCCATAGCCGGTCTTCGAGACGTTCAGGGACTTGACGATGGGCGCGAACTGCGCGGCGGCCGTCAGGTTCGACGTGAGCGACACCGTGCAGGTGGGCGTGGTGCCCGAGCACGACATGCCGGTCCAGCCGGTGAAGGTGTTGCCTGCCGCGGGCGTGGCGGTCAGCGTGACGCTGGTGCCGGACGCGTAGGACTCCGTGCAGTCGGTGCCGCAGCTGATGCCGGCCGGCGACGACGTGATGGTGCCCTTGCCGCCGCCGGTGACGACGGTGTTCAGCGCGATGGTGCTGGCGGGCGCGGCGGCGAACTTCGCGACGACCGACTTGGCGGCGTCGAGGGTCACCTCGCAGGCGCCGGTGCCCGTGCAGGCGCCTTCCCAGCCCGTGAACACATAGTTCGGGGCGGGGGTGGCGCCGAGGCGGATCAGCGAACCCTGGTCATACGATTCGGAGCAGTCGCCCGGGCACACGATGCCGTTGGCGTTGATGCTGGCGATGGCGCCGGCACCCGCGGACGACAGCGAGACCGACAGCAGTTGCTTCGCGACCGGCAGCTTGCTGAACACGGCGGCGACGCTGCGGGAGGCCGTCATCGGCACGGTGCAGGTGTCGGTGGCCGGGCAGGTCACGTCGCTGACGCTCCAGCGATCGAACTTGTAGCCGGTGGCGGGTTCGGCCTTCAGGGTGACCGAGACGCCGGACGCGTACGTGGCCACGCAGGTGTCGGTGGCACCCGAGGCACAGCTGACCGTGGTGTCGGCGGTGGTCACGCGACCGACCGAGAGCCCGGCGGCCGTGCCGGTGGGGGCGACGACGGCGAGTTGCAGCGGGTACTTGGCCGCGGCCTTCGCGCTGAAGACGGCCTGCACGGTGGCGGCGTTGCCCACGGTGACCTGGCAGGGCGCGGTGCCCGTGCAGACGACCGAGTTGTCACCGGTGGTGGTCCAGCCGCTGAAATCGAAGCCGGTCTTGGGAACTGCCGTCAGCGTGACCTGGGTCCCGACCACGTAGCCTTCGCTGCAGTCGGTGCCGCAGTCGATGCCGGCGGGAGACGAGGTGACCGTGCCATCGGCGCTGGAGCGCTGCACGGTCAGTTGAGAAGTCGAACCCGCCGGAGGGGCAGTTTCGACCGCATCGCCTCCACCGCCGCCGCCGCAAGCGGCCAGCAGCGCTGAAAGCACCACAGGGGTCAGGTAACGCAGGATTTTCATAACACTCGATCGTTGAACGTCCGGTAAACCGGGGGGCCTAAGTAGCGGGCGTGGTCTGGAGGACCCTTGGGAGCACTGCCGGCGGGCCGGTAAAGTTCTCCAAGAGCTTCAGCGCAGTACGTGCCACTTCGACTCTGTGCCGCGGATTCTGCGGGCGGCCTCTGAACGTCATGTGTCGAGATGTGGGAGGTTGCCGGGGGCTCTCCGGAAGTTGGATACAGATGTGTTTCCCGAAATCACGGCCCCGAGGGGCCACTTCCGGCGGGATTGAGGCCGAATCAGCCCGGTAATCGCGACCTATGCACGCGGAGCATGGAATTGCGGGGGGAATCCCCGGTTGATCGGACGATCGGAAAGTTCGACCACCGTCATGGGAACGTCATGCAAGGGCTGCATGAAGGGGGCCTGGAACGGCTGCATTCGTTACAAACAAACGCAACTGGCCTTCAATCAGGGGGTTGTGAGGACGAAATCGGGACGATTTACGTCACCCTGAGGCGCTCCCCGCGGTCAGACCGGGAGGAGGCCTGGGCGGGCCCGGACGAGCCCGCCGAGGTGTCAGGCCGCGACGCGGCCTTCGTCGTAGATGGCGATCAGCTCGCCGATGACGGCGTCGAGGCCGTAGCGCTCGGTGACCCGGGCGCGGGAGCGCAGGCCCATGCGGCGGGCGCGTTCGGGGTCCTTCAGCAGCGCAACCAGGGCGCGGGCGAACGCGGGGGCATCACCCGACGGCACCAGCAGGCCGTTGTCGTCGTCGAAGACCAGGTCGACGTTGCCGCTGATCTGGGTGGCGACCACCGGCAGGCCCGAGGCCATGGCCTCGAGCACCGAGTTGGGCATGCCTTCCTGGAACGACGGCTGCGCGTAGATGCAGCCGCGGGCGTGCACCGCCGGCACGTCGTCGACGGCGCCGAGGAACTCGATGCTGTCGGCGATGCCCAGTTCGGCCACGCGGGCCAGCATGGCGTCGCCCTCGGGGCCGTCGCCCGCGATCAGCAGGCGCGCCGGCACCTCGCGCACGACCTCGGCCCACGCGTCGAGCAGCACGTACACGCCCTTGACCGTGCGCAG
This genomic stretch from Piscinibacter gummiphilus harbors:
- a CDS encoding glycosyltransferase, with product MQQLADKPHVVHVIDRLPPDGAERLIVDVLQNRSDRFRFSVLCIVAGGEMVDELRAIGVPVTILNRKPGLDFGTLPALVRWYREQKVAVVHTHLYAADSYGRVAAVLAGVRGRFSTRHNTSAWGSRGRRWLAWGLGRLSQRVIACGEAVGKFLVDVERLPPDRVTVIANGINLRRFDAVDRTALRRELGVGENTVLMGVVGRLHPQKGHADLMVALEALNRTHPDFVCVLAGSGDLKDTIEADAKARGLEGKVRLLGQRKDIPNVLAGLDLFVMPSLWEGLPMAMLEAMALATPVLATSVGSIPSVIDSGEDGVLVPPGDPAALTTALQRLMADGDWRRQLGRKGRDTVVAHFNAANTASAYESLYLEALA
- a CDS encoding InlB B-repeat-containing protein, yielding MKILRYLTPVVLSALLAACGGGGGGDAVETAPPAGSTSQLTVQRSSADGTVTSSPAGIDCGTDCSEGYVVGTQVTLTAVPKTGFDFSGWTTTGDNSVVCTGTAPCQVTVGNAATVQAVFSAKAAAKYPLQLAVVAPTGTAAGLSVGRVTTADTTVSCASGATDTCVATYASGVSVTLKAEPATGYKFDRWSVSDVTCPATDTCTVPMTASRSVAAVFSKLPVAKQLLSVSLSSAGAGAIASINANGIVCPGDCSESYDQGSLIRLGATPAPNYVFTGWEGACTGTGACEVTLDAAKSVVAKFAAAPASTIALNTVVTGGGKGTITSSPAGISCGTDCTESYASGTSVTLTATPAAGNTFTGWTGMSCSGTTPTCTVSLTSNLTAAAQFAPIVKSLNVSKTGYGTVTSAPVGIDCGATCTTKLNVGTSVTLTAVPAAGYRFTGWNGACTGTAACTVNVANDTAVGATFEVIPPETITVAVTRAGAGTGTVTSTPAGINCGTACSSTVTKGTSVRLVAAAATGSTFAGWTGACTGTGECVVPGTANASVQATFNANETTSGATAYYVTVNRTGSGTVTTEPAGVNCGTNCRNMFPANKPLTLKAVAATGYTFTGWSGSCTGTNPTCSTTTSAAVTTNAVFTATAVTPTNYTLTVTKSGSGTVTSSGGTINCGSACTTTVASGTNAILTATPAAGYTFTGWSGACSGTGTCSTIMSTDRAVTANFVVTTPTNYTLSVTKSGSGTVSSTSGSISCGATCSATVVAGTAVTLNATPASGYTFSGWSGACSGTGACAVTVNAAASVSATFTAVPVTPTTAALTVTRGGSGSVVSSPAGISCGSTCSASFNTGTTVALTATPDAGYTFNGWSGACSGTGSCSVSLSAAASVTANFAAVQAGNGNYVSLSTVAGPAATGVPLRTGVPFPVGALTDIARLRLETEAGAEVPAQFTALAYWPDGSIKVALAHMVGNLGSATNYRVAYGSGVSRAALPRNVQITGTPGSEITVDTGLVKFAVDGKGIIQKVWRDANANGAFDTTEQVIDSGEIFMVNAKDNAEYTASAATNAVVTIEENGPMRAVIKATGSLTNSSGTRLIKYLVRYYANQGSDKVDIETSVIDDSLEANVEVVASTFPIAGKSLGMRWTYVADTAAAYRFGGENGAAYGGTVSGEHYLAQSGKFNYVNGEDKGHTFSYAGVGTGTKAPGWVALDSGNRHVALMVRDFWQQFPNELKINGKTLTAELFPARSVGATAQTSAPAPTNDDYIRANTLYFTRNGGAKTYQLRLAFDAVTPQTTALVNLNDSFQRHVLNLIATPAWYASSGVFGDLNTGASAAGTTGYNAMLMKDIYEASVEKTDGNATMFGWRDYGDRLRAGWNVVNGVRVPSFYNDTHVGANNFFTQFLRTGDQRWYGIAEIATNHFRDIDVSHGPRAGYWSTGGQPQPAGEVLAMSHESIDHQVRNLHWGHSHVSGMSDSYLLTGDKRSYDVLSEIAGWWKFVSPYFFKRPFVMGDKYREAERDYGWPLYVMNEWVRVSGDATYHKEVAGGLVDYLNQWFRTPADHIGYNPANGTISNTVINRNDAAAGTGYWTMTKMDNNMGYNATGTNPWMAGAFVGNLIKFYEADQLFTAAGKGSGLNRTQIVDMMFQGMDYIVKYGYDDTKQWFVYSEVTRTYSGGDTHIIYPLAYLDRLYKQEKAAGRLVNSSWYTTQPKWSTIATRRYDELNNLKVGASTQSFGFYGYEMVYPADYFKVMQDTLGR